The sequence below is a genomic window from Lentimicrobium saccharophilum.
AGCCACGGTTACCGGAGAATCATGCCTGCCGGGCCTATTTGCATTTCAACCGCCGATTTCAGCATCTCAGGAATTTTATTTAAAACCCGGCTCCGGAGCAGCCGTAATTTTGCATTTTCAATGTTAATCAACCATAAAAATATGACATCCATCAGAAGCATTGCATCAATCTGCCTGTTCCCCGGGCTGCTGGCCGGATGCAGCGGCATTTCACAAAAACCGGAAGAAATCGTCAGAAGCGTAAAAGTTGAAACTGTAGTTCCGGCCGATTCCCTGCTTGAGAAATCATTTCCGGGAATCATTACCGGAGGCGGTGAAATCAACCTGGCATTCAGGGTGGCCGGGCCGATTGCTCAGATTGCCGTGAAGGAAGGAGATTTTGTGAGAACCGGTCAGCTGATAGCCCGCATCGACCCGCGCGACTACGAAGTACAGCTGCAGGCGGCTCAGGCGCAGTACGACCAGGTGAAGGCTGAAGCCGGGCGGGTTACCGAACTGCACAACCGCCAGAGCGTTGCCGGCAATGATTACGATAAGGCGGTTGCAGGAGAACGCATGGTTACCGCCAAATTGAAAAATGCGAAAGACCAGCTCAACGATACCCGCTTACTGGCACCTTCACAGGGGTATATTCAAAAAATCAATTTCAGTGTGAATGAGCTTATCGACGCGGGGATGCCCCTGGCTACCCTGCTTGATGCCGGACAGTTCCGGGTGGAAACCGACATCCCGGCATCGCTGTATCTCCGGCGCGATGAAATCGTTTCATACACCGGCATACAACCAAACCTTCCCGAAAATCAATTTAAGCTTAAGCTGCTCAGCTTCAGTAAAAAAGCCAGCCATAATCAGCTTTATAAACTTCAACTGGCCATGGATTCCGAAGCCCGCTCAAAACTTGCCGCAGGAATGGATATTGAAGTAAAAATTCTGCAAAAAATCAGCGAAGGATCACAATTATGCGTTTCTCTCAGCGCGTTGTTCAACCGCGACGGTAAAACTTATGTTTGGATATACCAACCCGGTACGCAAACCGTGACCAGCCGTGAGGTAACCACAGGTAAGCTGACCGGCGACGGCAGAATCCGTATCAGCGGTGGTCTGAAGCCGGAAGAACAGGTGGTAGTAGCCGGAGTCAGCCTGCTCAGCGAAAACCAGAAAGTTGTCCCTGTTGAACCCGTTTCAGAAACCAACGCCGGAGGAATGTTATGATGCACATAACCGATTATATATTTCACCGGAAGGCGATATTCTATTTTATCTTCTTTGCCATGCTGGCCGGGGGTATCCTGGCCTTCCAGCGCATCAGCAAACTGGAAGATCCCGAGCTGGTGGTGATGCA
It includes:
- a CDS encoding efflux RND transporter periplasmic adaptor subunit — protein: MTSIRSIASICLFPGLLAGCSGISQKPEEIVRSVKVETVVPADSLLEKSFPGIITGGGEINLAFRVAGPIAQIAVKEGDFVRTGQLIARIDPRDYEVQLQAAQAQYDQVKAEAGRVTELHNRQSVAGNDYDKAVAGERMVTAKLKNAKDQLNDTRLLAPSQGYIQKINFSVNELIDAGMPLATLLDAGQFRVETDIPASLYLRRDEIVSYTGIQPNLPENQFKLKLLSFSKKASHNQLYKLQLAMDSEARSKLAAGMDIEVKILQKISEGSQLCVSLSALFNRDGKTYVWIYQPGTQTVTSREVTTGKLTGDGRIRISGGLKPEEQVVVAGVSLLSENQKVVPVEPVSETNAGGML